One Malus domestica chromosome 11, GDT2T_hap1 genomic region harbors:
- the LOC103447750 gene encoding transcription factor MYB48-like isoform X2 gives MGFHSQSFRFEGGGRQIIGLNRTGKSCRLRWVNYLHPDLKRGKMTPQEERLVLELHSKWGNRWSRIARKLPGRTDNEIKNYWRTHMRKKAQEKKRAMSPSSSSSNCSSSSNITTTEGGESFYDTGGKKPKASSGGKKTGGGDEVKEDEKREQREYSLDDIWKDINLPEVSSIVPVYDGNLSSCPLMASPTPWEYFSDSLWKMDLEEESKNMFLPTPSGDHQFLSCYEYGKASLTG, from the exons ATGGGATTTCATAGCCAAAGTTTCAGGTTTGAAGGTGGAGGGAGACAAATAATAG GTTTGAACAGAACAGGTAAGAGTTGCAGGTTAAGATGGGTTAACTACTTGCACCCTGACCTCAAAAGAGGAAAGATGACTCCTCAAGAAGAGCGCCTAGTTCTTGAGCTTCACTCCAAATGGGGAAATAG ATGGTCCAGAATTGCTAGAAAATTACCTGGGAGGACAGACAATGAGATCAAGAACTACTGGAGGACTCATATGAGGAAGAAGGCACAAGAGAAAAAGAGGGCCATGTCTccctcatcatcttcttccaatTGTTCCTCCTCATCAAACATCACCACAACTGAAGGAGGAGAAAGCTTTTATGACACCGGGGGAAAGAAACCCAAGGCTTCATCAGGAGGAAAGAAAACTGGAGGAGGAGACGAAGTGAAAGAAGACGAGAAAAGGGAGCAAAGGGAGTACTCACTCGATGATATATGGAAGGACATCAATCTGCCAGAAGTGAGCAGTATTGTACCAGTTTATGATGGCAACCTTTCTTCTTGTCCTCTAATGGCTTCTCCGACGCCATGGGAATACTTTTCCGACTCGCTTTGGAAAATGGATTTAGAAGAAGAGAGTAAGAATATGTTTCTTCCTACACCAAGTGGTGATCACCAATTTCTGTCATGCTATGAATATGGAAAAGCATCTCTAACTGGCTAA
- the LOC103447750 gene encoding transcription factor MYB59-like isoform X1 codes for MKMVQDQEQIRKGPWTEQEDFQLVCFVGLFGDRRWDFIAKVSGLNRTGKSCRLRWVNYLHPDLKRGKMTPQEERLVLELHSKWGNRWSRIARKLPGRTDNEIKNYWRTHMRKKAQEKKRAMSPSSSSSNCSSSSNITTTEGGESFYDTGGKKPKASSGGKKTGGGDEVKEDEKREQREYSLDDIWKDINLPEVSSIVPVYDGNLSSCPLMASPTPWEYFSDSLWKMDLEEESKNMFLPTPSGDHQFLSCYEYGKASLTG; via the exons ATGAAAATGGTGCAAGATCAAGAACAGATCAGAAAGGGGCCATGGACTGAGCAAGAGGACTTCCAGTTGGTGTGCTTTGTGGGCCTGTTTGGAGACAGGCGATGGGATTTCATAGCCAAAGTTTCAG GTTTGAACAGAACAGGTAAGAGTTGCAGGTTAAGATGGGTTAACTACTTGCACCCTGACCTCAAAAGAGGAAAGATGACTCCTCAAGAAGAGCGCCTAGTTCTTGAGCTTCACTCCAAATGGGGAAATAG ATGGTCCAGAATTGCTAGAAAATTACCTGGGAGGACAGACAATGAGATCAAGAACTACTGGAGGACTCATATGAGGAAGAAGGCACAAGAGAAAAAGAGGGCCATGTCTccctcatcatcttcttccaatTGTTCCTCCTCATCAAACATCACCACAACTGAAGGAGGAGAAAGCTTTTATGACACCGGGGGAAAGAAACCCAAGGCTTCATCAGGAGGAAAGAAAACTGGAGGAGGAGACGAAGTGAAAGAAGACGAGAAAAGGGAGCAAAGGGAGTACTCACTCGATGATATATGGAAGGACATCAATCTGCCAGAAGTGAGCAGTATTGTACCAGTTTATGATGGCAACCTTTCTTCTTGTCCTCTAATGGCTTCTCCGACGCCATGGGAATACTTTTCCGACTCGCTTTGGAAAATGGATTTAGAAGAAGAGAGTAAGAATATGTTTCTTCCTACACCAAGTGGTGATCACCAATTTCTGTCATGCTATGAATATGGAAAAGCATCTCTAACTGGCTAA